The following coding sequences lie in one Phragmites australis chromosome 8, lpPhrAust1.1, whole genome shotgun sequence genomic window:
- the LOC133926637 gene encoding 3-ketoacyl-CoA synthase 5-like: MGSSMSSPPQLSNGLKAVYRRVGDNFLAVVTVPLVADALTVIARFGPDKVAGRLREVRPVHFFLAAFLSAAAVTVYLVLRPRAVYLVDYNCFRTAPNCRVPFATFLEHAKQMPVLNERSIRFMTRLLERSGLGEETCLPPAHHYIPTYKYCTIEAARGEVELVVFSAVDDLFAKTGVSPDAIDILVVNCSLFCPTPSFVDMIINKYKLRSDIRSVHLSGMGCSAGLISVGLARNLLQTCPRGAHALVVSTETITPNYYVGRERAMLLPNCLFRIGGAAALLSNSPAKARFRLKHVIRVLTGEQDNAYRCVFQEEDDNGNVGINLNKDLMTIAGNALKANITAIGPLVLPASEQLLFALSFIARKMLSGKFKLYIPDFRTAFEHFCIHAGGRAVIDELQRSLGLSDEQVEASRMALHRFGNTSSSSLWYELAYIEAKGRMRKGDRVWMIGFGSGFKCNSAAWECIEPARNAEGPWATSIHRYPVEIPDVLKH; this comes from the coding sequence ATGGGCAGCAGCATGAGCTCGCCACCGCAGCTCAGCAACGGCCTCAAGGCCGTGTACCGGCGCGTCGGGGACAACTTCCTCGCCGTTGTGACGGtgccgctcgtcgcggacgctcTTACTGTGATTGCGCGGTTCGGGCCCGACAAGGTCGCCGGTCGGCTTCGGGAGGTCCGGCCCGTGCACTTCTTCTTGGCCGCGTTCCTCTCGGCCGCGGCGGTCACGGTCTACCTCGTGCTGCGCCCGCGCGCGGTGTACCTGGTCGACTACAACTGCTTCCGCACGGCGCCCAACTGCCGCGTCCCTTTCGCCACCTTCCTCGAGCACGCCAAGCAAATGCCCGTGCTCAACGAGCGCAGCATCCGGTTCATGACGCGGCTGCTCGAGCGCTCGGGGCTCGGGGAGGAGACGTGCCTGCCACCCGCGCACCACTACATTCCAACGTACAAGTACTGCACCATCGAGGCGGCCCGCGGCGAGGTCGAGCTCGTCGTCTTCTCGGCCGTCGACGACTTGTTCGCCAAGACGGGCGTCAGCCCCGATGCCATCGACATCCTCGTCGTCAACTGCAGCCTGTTCTGCCCCACGCCGTCCTTCGTTGACATGATCATAAACAAGTACAAGCTTCGCAGCGACATCCGCAGCGTGCACCTCTCCGGCATGGGGTGCAGCGCGGGGCTCATCTCCGTGGGGCTTGCTAGGAACCTCCTGCAAACCTGTCCGCGAGGCGCGCATGCGCTGGTCGTCTCCACGGAGACCATCACGCCAAACTACTACGTCGGCAGGGAGCGTGCCATGCTCCTGCCCAACTGCCTGTTCCGCATAGGCGGCGCCGCTGCGCTGCTGTCCAATTCCCCGGCCAAGGCCCGGTTCCGCCTAAAGCACGTCATACGTGTGCTCACAGGCGAGCAGGACAACGCGTACCGGTGCGTGTTCCAGGAAGAGGACGACAATGGAAACGTCGGGAtcaacctcaacaaggaccTCATGACTATCGCTGGCAATGCGCTCAAGGCCAACATCACCGCCATCGGTCCTCTCGTCCTGCCGGCCTCCGAGCAGCTCCTGTTCGCCCTCTCCTTCATCGCACGGAAGATGCTCAGCGGGAAGTTCAAGCTGTACATCCCCGACTTCCGCACGGCCTTCGAGCACTTCTGCATCCACGCGGGAGGCCGCGCCGTCATCGACGAGCTGCAGCGCAGCCTCGGCCTGTCCGACGAGCAGGTGGAGGCGTCGAGGATGGCGTTGCACCGGTTCGGGAACACGTCGAGCAGCTCGCTGTGGTACGAGCTGGCGTACATCGAGGCCAAGGGGCGCATGCGCAAGGGTGACCGGGTGTGGATGATTGGGTTTGGGTCCGGGTTCAAGTGCAACAGCGCTGCTTGGGAGTGCATCGAGCCCGCGCGCAACGCGGAGGGGCCGTGGGCCACATCGATCCACAGGTACCCGGTGGAAATTCCCGACGTACTGAAGcactga